The following are encoded together in the Penicillium digitatum chromosome 3, complete sequence genome:
- a CDS encoding Zinc finger, MYND-type, with translation MADFSDRWSMENGPPTSQTKDESCATPETSKISHYGASRRAATPRIADLRTPAIPPIYQEIPGYEAHRRRQEARALMGSIAERRGKPTPAPILICGDAPSLLSHRRRWVPGEVSVAWRLVFERLAAHCYIDKLLQVCSLGLTTRYELVKWKVHLLHL, from the exons ATGGCTGATTTTTCGGACCGCTGGTCAATGGAAAATGGACCTCCAACCTCCCAGACTAAGGATGAGAGTTGTGCCACCCCTGAGACCAGTAAAATTTCCCACTACGGGGCCAGTCGTCGGGCTGCGACCCCCCGGATTGCCGACCTTAGGACTCCGGCGATTCCTCCCATTTACCAGGAGATCCCAGGGTACGAAGCCCACCGTCGGCGGCAGGAGGCTCGCGCACTCATGGGATCAATTGCAGAGCGCCGGGGTAAGCCTACCCCCGCCCCAATATTGATCTGTGGTGATGCTCCGAGTCTTCTGTCGCACCGACGACGTTG GGTCCCCGG GGAGGTTTCTGTAGCGTGGAGGTTGGTTTTTGAGCGGTTGGCTGCCCATTG TTATATAGACAAGTTGCTGCAAGTATGCTCTCTGGGGTTGACCACCAGGTACGAGCTCGTCAAGTGGAAAGTTCACCTTCTTCACCTGTAG
- a CDS encoding Zinc finger, MYND-type, translating into MASSKTLPSVSTRTVPQPAPNGMGNGLFATADINPGEDVLHIKTPFVAVLDSPRLEDTCAGCFGKRQMQNGNELKACTGCRVVKYCDRACQSKDWKFAHSVECLIFKNVKPMVLPNNARALLRIVLRTVRNKYDSEEFKVFDGLETHMNEISGSQGQLDRINLTARAVKRYSGTDVDEGTVASYAAKLDLNSFNLTTSMYDRIGLYMHPYAGLINHSCDYNSTVGFDGEELYVKAMHPIKKGEQIFISYIDTTTPYDIRCNELKERYFFDCQCTKCQMGAETLEDRFLSTPEDMTPLETAEREALELMQKATATSTEPAEAIEKLEAAMHRLHETALWPLTRQPYASLRDKLIISLLTAGNFTRAFIHAAIRYLRIDPVVYDKAHPIRHIHAWSLVRLTVYLSQEGFQPHPKDPVQINDFKLNFHYLIWYILAELTSTQAESCTVPSFRKLVGNQFVQVHNEFKANGLDPSKTRAVLSAEWNKLGLLVNEALEKE; encoded by the exons ATGGCATCAAGCAAAACACTACCTTCGGTGAGCACAAGGACAGTCCCACAGCCTGCCCCCAATGGCATGGGCAATGGCCTGTTTGCGACAGCCGACATCAACCCCGGCGAAGATGTTTTGCACATCAAAACGCCATTCGTGGCGGTTCTTGATTCTCCACGTTTAGAAGACACATGTGCTGGCTGCTTTGGGAAGAGACAGATGCAAAATGGAAACGAGTTGAAGGCATGCACGGGATGTCGTGTCGTGAAGTATTGTGATCGT GCTTGTCAATCTAAAGACTGGAAGTTTGCGCATTCTGTTGAATGCCTCATATTCAAAAATGTCAAACCTATGGTGCTTCCCAACAATGCTCGTGCTCTCCTACGCATAGTGCTGCGCACTGTGCGGAACAAGTACGATTCTGAAGAGTTCAAGGTCTTTGATGGCCTAGAGACTCACATGAATGAGATCTCGGGGAGCCAAGGCCAGTTGGATAGGATCAACCTGACAGCAAGAGCCGTGAAGAGATACTCTGGGACGGACGTGGATGAAGGAACTGTCGCTTCTTATGCTGCTAAG CTAGATCTCAATTCCTTCAACCTTACCACATCCATGTATGACCGCATTGGCCTTTACATGCATCCATATGCTGGGTTGATTAACCACAGCTGCGACTACAACTCTACCGTTGGATTCGACGGTGAAGAACTGTACGTTAAGGCTATGCATCCCATCAAAAAAGGCGAGCAAATCTTCATTTCCTACATCGACACCACAACGCCATACGACATCCGCTGCAATGAACTGAAAGAACGCTACTTCTTCGACTGCCAGTGCACAAAGTGTCAGATGGGAGCGGAAACCCTTGAAGACCGGTTCCTATCTACACCTGAAGACATGACGCCCCTAGAAACAGCAGAGCGTGAAGCCCTAGAGCTCATGCAGAAAGCAACTGCAACCAGCACAGAGCCAGCAGAGGCAATTGAGAAGCTAGAAGCTGCTATGCACCGGCTCCATGAAACAGCCCTCTGGCCCCTCACCCGTCAGCCATACGCATCTCTCCGCGACAAGCTGATCATATCTCTCCTAACGGCTGGCAACTTCACACGGGCGTTCATCCACGCTGCGATTCGATATCTGCGAATTGATCCTGTTGTTTACGACAAGGCCCATCCCATCCGACACATCCATGCATGGAGCTTGGTCAGGCTCACTGTTTATCTTTCCCAGGAGGGATTCCAGCCTCACCCGAAAGACCCTGTCCAGATCAATGACTTCAAGTTGAACTTTCACTACTTAATTTGGTACATTCTCGCTGAACTTACTAGTACTCAGGCGGAGAGTTGCACCGTGCCCAGCTTTAGGAAACTCGTCGGAAACCAATTTGTACAGGTCCACAATGAGTTCAAAGCAAATGGCCTTGATCCTAGCAAGACCAGGGCTGTTCTCTCTGCTGAGTGGAACAAGCTTGGACTTCTTGTCAACGAGGCTCTAGAGAAAGAGTGA
- a CDS encoding TonB box, conserved site — translation MRSSWFLLSTLAALAVADEPSKTTISYFAIDNGSGANIGAYSSTAARLVGIDKYATTYEIACLSGAAKCALHHPATLIQGDTTYSVSFEATLVTSGVTAHATAAESCSFTHVSESAVCSWSIAYTGMEDDVTVSDSTSSTQSIPASLVSYKPLAITDGVYALKADATASTTPVKITPTSSTGGVAAAAKPLITAAPLGVAAAVAFVAML, via the coding sequence ATGCGCTCATCTTGGTTCCTTCTCTCTACCCTGGCAGCTCTAGCCGTAGCCGACGAGCCTAGCAAAACAACCATCAGCTACTTCGCAATTGACAACGGCTCTGGCGCCAACATCGGTGCCTACTCCAGCACCGCAGCTCGACTGGTTGGCATCGACAAGTACGCCACGACTTACGAGATCGCCTGCTTGTCAGGCGCAGCCAAATGCGCATTGCACCATCCCGCAACCCTAATCCAGGGCGATACCACTTACAGCGTCTCATTTGAAGCAACTTTGGTTACCAGTGGTGTTACGGCCCACGCAACTGCTGCCGAGTCATGTAGTTTCACCCATGTTTCTGAATCTGCCGTGTGCTCCTGGAGTATTGCATACACCGGCATGGAGGATGATGTCACTGTTTCCGATTCCACTTCTAGCACACAATCCATTCCGGCGTCCTTGGTCAGCTACAAGCCTCTTGCTATCACCGATGGTGTCTACGCTCTCAAGGCTGATGCCACGGCTTCGACTACGCCGGTCAAGATTACTCCTACTTCGTCTACTGGCGGTGTTGCAGCTGCCGCAAAGCCTTTGATCACTGCTGCGCCGTTGGGTgtggctgctgctgttgcattTGTGGCTATGCTCTAG
- a CDS encoding Carbamoyl-phosphate synthase, large subunit: MVLAARCGQAAALLRQRCIAETRPALSLRAFSSQSIRSTASTLRLQKIPTARSQQLRSFSSTLNRLASQQPPVAESYLASGAVSTSSNLVDVKKVLVIGSGGLSIGQAGEFDYSGSQALKALKEAGVHSILINPNIATIQTDHKLADEVYYLPVTPEYVTHVIERERPDGILLTFGGQTALNLGVQMNRMGTFERYGVKVLGTPIKTLETSEDRDLFAQALNEIDIPIAESTAVETVEDALKAAEEVGYPIIVRSAYALGGLGSGFASNPDELRDLSSRSLSLSPQILVEKSLKGWKEVEYEVVRDAANNCITVCNMENFDPLGIHTGDSIVVAPSQTLSDEEYHMLRTAAIKIVRHLGVVGECNVQYALQPDGLDYRVIEVNARLSRSSALASKATGYPLAYTAAKIGLGHTLPELPNAVTKTTTANFEPSLDYVVTKIPRWDLSKFQHVNRDIGSAMKSVGEVMAIGRTWEESLQKAIRQVDPQYLGLQGDKFDDLDETLRNPTDRRWLAVGQAMLHENYSVDKVHDLTKIDKWFLYKIQNIVDCNNELKEIGSLFGLKQEIMLKAKKLGFSDKQISLLVGSTEDDVRARRKSFGITPWVKKIDTLAAEFPADTNYLYTTYNASSHDVTFDDHGTIILGSGVYRIGSSVEFDWCAVNATLSLREMGKKTVMINYNPETYSTDFDTADKLYFEELSYERVMDIYELEAASGVVVSVGGQLPQNIALRLQESGGATILGTNPLDIDKAEDRHKFSSILDSIGVDQPAWKELTSVADAETFADTVGYPVLVRPSYVLSGAAMNVIYSVDELKEKLLNAAAVSPDHPVVITKFIEGAEEIDVDAVASNGKLIVHAVSEHVEPAGVHSGDATLVLPPANLDEPIMARVKDIAEKVAKAWNITGPFNMQIIKADQEGAEPALKVIECNLRASRSFPFVSKVLGTNFIDVATKALVGRDVPEPVDLMKVKRDYLATKVPQFSWTRLAGADPFLGVEMSSTGEIACFGKDLIEAYWSSLQSTMNFRMPEPGEGILLGGDITQPYLAKIVDYLNPLGYKFFAVNPTVKDHLESAANVSVQLIEFPKKDKRALREVFQKYDIRGCFNLAKTRGKTQLDEDYVMRRNAVDFSVPLFMEPKTAQLFAQCMNQKLPRVEGIPSEVRTWSNFVGGKAL; this comes from the exons ATGGTTCTTGCTGCTCGATGTGGGCAGGCCGCGGCCTTGCTGCGCCAGCGCTGCATTGCTGAAACCCGCCCGGCACTCTCTCTTCGCGCATTCTCATCTCAATCCATCCGTTCAACGGCCTCGACTCTACGCTTGCAGAAGATCCCCACGGCTCGATCTCAGCAGCTCCGTTCTTTCTCTAGCACCTTGAACCGCCTGGCTTCTCAGCAGCCCCCAGTCGCCGAGTCTTACCTCGCTAGCGGTGCGGTCTCGACCAGTAGCAACCTCGTCGATGTCAAGAAGGTCCTCGTCATCGGCAGTGGTGGTCTGAGCATTGGACAGGCTGGAGAATTCGATTATTCCG GCTCTCAAGCACTTAAAGCTCTCAAGGAAGCCGGCGTTCACTCAATCCTGATCAACCCCAACATTGCGACTATCCAGACCGACCACAAGCTTGCGGACGAAGTCTACTACCTCCCCGTTACCCCCGAATATGTTACCCATGTCATTGAGCGCGAACGTCCTGATGGTATTCTCCTCACCTTCGGTGGCCAGACCGCCCTGAACTTGGGTGTGCAGATGAACCGTATGGGCACCTTTGAGCGCTACGGTGTCAAGGTTCTCGGTACCCCCATCAAGACCCTCGAGACAAGTGAAGACCGTGATCTCTTTGCCCAGGCCCTGAACGAGATTGATATCCCTATTGCCGAATCGACCGCCGTTGAGACCGTTGAGGATGCTCTCAAGGCTGCCGAGGAGGTTGGCTACCCCATCATCGTCCGATCTGCGTACGCCCTCGGTGGTCTGGGTTCTGGTTTCGCTTCCAACCCCGATGAGCTCCGTGACTTGTCCTCGcgctctctgtctctctccCCCCAGATTTTGGTCGAGAAGTCCCTCAAAGGCTGGAAGGAGGTCGAGTACGAAGTTGTCCGTGATGCTGCCAACAACTGTATTACCGTTTGCAACATGGAGAACTTCGACCCTCTCGGAATCCACACTGGTGACAGTATCGTTGTTGCCCCTAGTCAGACTCTGTCTGATGAGGAGTACCACATGCTCCGCACTGCTGCCATCAAGATTGTCCGTCACTTGGGCGTTGTTGGCGAGTGCAATGTCCAGTACGCTCTGCAGCCCGATGGACTCGACTACCGTGTCATTGAGGTCAACGCTCGTCTTTCGCGTTCATCTGCTCTGGCTTCCAAGGCCACCGGTTACCCTCTCGCTTACACCGCGGCTAAGATTGGTTTGGGACACACTCTTCCCGAGCTCCCTAACGCCGTTACCAAaaccaccaccgccaacTTCGAGCCCAGTCTGGATTACGTTGTGACCAAGATTCCCCGTTGGGACTTGAGCAAGTTCCAGCACGTTAACCGCGACATTGGTTCCGCCATGAAATCGGTTGGTGAGGTCATGGCTATTGGTCGTACTTGGGAAGAGTCCCTGCAGAAGGCCATCCGTCAGGTTGACCCTCAATACCTTGGTCTCCAGGGTGATAAGTTCGATGATCTGGATGAGACTCTCCGCAACCCTACCGATCGCCGCTGGTTGGCCGTTGGACAGGCTATGCTCCACGAGAACTACTCTGTTGACAAGGTCCACGACCTGACCAAGATCGACAAGTGGTTCTTGTACAAGATCCAGAACATTGTGGATTGCAACAACGAGCTCAAGGAGATCGGCAGTCTCTTCGGCCTCAAGCAGGAGATTATGTTgaaggccaagaagctcgGTTTCTCTGATAAGCAGATCTCTCTCCTGGTTGGATCCACTGAGGATGATGTACGTGCCCGCCGTAAGTCCTTTGGAATCACCCCTTGGGTTAAGAAGATCGATACCCTTGCTGCCGAGTTCCCTGCCGATACCAACTACCTCTACACCACCTACAATGCTTCCTCCCACGATGTTACCTTCGATGACCACGGAACTATCATTCTGGGTAGCGGTGTGTACCGTATTGGTAGCTCCGTTGAGTTCGATTGGTGCGCTGTCAACGCCACTCTCTCCCTCCGCGAGATGGGCAAGAAGACCGTTATGATCAACTACAACCCCGAGACCTACTCCACTGACTTCGATACTGCTGACAAGCTGTACTTTGAGGAGCTCAGCTACGAGCGTGTCATGGATATCTACGAACTCGAGGCTGCTAGCGGTGTCGTTGTCTCTGTCGGTGGTCAGCTGCCTCAGAACATTGCCCTCCGTTTGCAAGAGAGCGGTGGTGCCACAATTCTGGGTACCAACCCTCTGGACATTGACAAGGCTGAGGACCGTCACAAGTTCTCTTCTATCCTCGACAGCATTGGTGTCGATCAGCCCGCCTGGAAGGAATTGACCTCCGTCGCTGATGCCGAAACCTTCGCCGACACTGTTGGTTACCCCGTCCTGGTTCGTCCCAGTTACGTCCTGTCCGGTGCCGCCATGAACGTCATTTACAGTGTTGATGAGCTGAAGGAGAAGCTCCTGAATGCCGCTGCTGTTTCCCCCGACCACCCCGTGGTCATCACCAAGTTCATCGAGGGTGCCGAGGAGATCGATGTGGATGCCGTCGCTTCCAACGGTAAGCTGATTGTCCACGCCGTCTCCGAGCACGTCGAGCCCGCTGGTGTTCACTCCGGTGATGCCACCCTCGTGCTGCCCCCCGCCAACCTCGACGAGCCTATCATGGCCCGCGTCAAGGATATCGCCGAGAAGGTCGCCAAGGCCTGGAACATTACCGGTCCCTTCAACATGCAGATCATCAAGGCTGACCAGGAGGGTGCCGAGCCCGCACTCAAGGTGATTGAGTGCAACCTGCGCGCCTCCCGCTCCTTCCCATTCGTCAGCAAGGTCCTGGGTACCAACTTCATCGACGTCGCCACCAAAGCTCTCGTCGGCCGTGATGTCCCCGAGCCCGTCGACCTCATGAAGGTGAAGCGTGACTACCTGGCCACTAAGGTTCCCCAGTTCTCCTGGACCCGTCTGGCTGGTGCCGACCCCTTCCTGGGCGTCGAGATGTCCTCTACCGGTGAGATTGCTTGCTTCGGCAAGGATCTGATTGAGGCCTACTGGTCTTCTCTCCAGTCCACCATGAACTTCCGCATGCCTGAGCCCGGTGAGGGTATCCTGCTCGGCGGCGATATCACCCAGCCCTACCTGGCCAAGATTGTCGATTATCTGAACCCTCTTGGCTACAAGTTCTTCGCCGTCAACCCCACTGTCAAAGATCACCTCGAGTCCGCTGCCAACGTTTCCGTGCAGCTGATTGAGTTCCCCAAGAAGGACAAGCGTGCTCTCCGCGAGGTGTTCCAGAAGTACGACATCCGTGGCTGCTTTAACCTTGCCAAGACCCGTGGCAAGACTCAGCTTGATGAGGACTATGTCATGCGTCGTAACGCTGTCGATTTCAGCGTGCCTCTCTTCATGGAGCCTAAG ACTGCCCAGCTCTTCGCTCAGTGCATGAACCAGAAGCTGCCCCGTGTGGAGGGTATTCCCTCCGAGGTTCGCACCTGGTCCAATTTCGTCGGCGGCAAGGCACTGTAA
- a CDS encoding carbamoyl-phosphate synthase, mitochondrial precursor, with protein sequence MARLNPPDATHIPPILKPLAPYIKSRQETLRIRQALTSYLRSFIEFDDQSRDLAQSHLSLCALTDGVASVKRFPADLPGLRKDYLKALSANVAARKDFALVSENVASLRRQRTSPNRPSENPDLQEPGTELREYLALLRDRRRHSKLQVFRNYLEESKPRDARSFEDIVNDGDQIPLPEVDAEAGRMGTETDLDELLHNLERAVVRARTQLDRQKQLFEKAKAQHDPRAETPNAKVQALQTTRDELVQWVEERLVGQGDLDESLPQELHPEETREAQRGLENRKRQITEQYAAYLQARRDLLDAASRACQPVNVLQKPPSRTTNKNELAMPEMLPPNPIDVLSYTNENLVPLLKSEKSLALQKSYLSGLLSKEKSTTLRALNRLSDESHLLPEYPTPARQSRASALSSRIQTQRSDQTPDEVVDLAEAWAFASNAAAANEREFVQQKIALSTEVAQDARQTLADVCRTLNQDLDEVMLQGQENRNGSDSWAFNARSAREMSRGGSQIEKQSSGPWSGLNGRVGVVE encoded by the coding sequence ATGGCCCGACTCAATCCCCCTGACGCTACCCACATTCCACCCATTCTGAAACCGCTCGCTCCTTACATCAAGTCACGCCAGGAAACTCTTCGAATTCGCCAGGCGCTGACGTCTTATCTGCGTTCATTTATCGAATTCGACGATCAGTCAAGAGATCTTGCTCAATCCCACCTGTCGTTGTGTGCGTTGACCGACGGTGTTGCCAGCGTCAAACGTTTCCCTGCCGACCTTCCTGGGCTGAGGAAGGATTATCTGAAAGCGTTGTCCGCCAATGTTGCAGCCCGCAAAGATTTTGCCTTGGTATCTGAGAATGTCGCCTCGTTAAGGCGCCAGAGGACGTCCCCGAACCGACCTTCTGAAAATCCGGACCTGCAAGAGCCCGGCACCGAACTTCGTGAATACCTTGCCCTCCTGCGCGATCGACGCCGCCATTCCAAGCTGCAGGTGTTTCGGAATTATCTTGAGGAATCTAAACCGCGCGATGCGCGAAGCTTCGAGGACATTGTCAATGATGGGGATCAAATTCCATTGCCGGAGGTAGATGCAGAGGCGGGGCGCATGGGCACCGAAACGGACTTGGATGAATTGTTACATAACCTTGAGAGAGCAGTTGTCCGCGCGAGGACTCAATTGGACCGCCAAAAGCAATTATTTGAGAAAGCCAAAGCACAGCATGATCCCCGAGCTGAGACTCCAAATGCCAAAGTGCAAGCCTTGCAAACGACCCGGGACGAGCTAGTACAATGGGTGGAGGAACGGCTGGTTGGTCAAGGGGATCTGGATGAAAGTCTGCCCCAAGAACTTCATCCGGAGGAAACCAGGGAGGCCCAGCGGGGGCTAGAGAATCGCAAGAGGCAAATTACAGAGCAATATGCTGCATATCTACAAGCCCGGCGAGATCTCCTCGACGCCGCATCCAGAGCTTGTCAGCCAGTCAATGTGCTCCAGAAGCCTCCGTCACGGACAACCAACAAGAATGAACTCGCCATGCCAGAGATGCTACCACCCAACCCAATCGACGTCCTATCATACACAAACGAAAATCTGGTCCCGCTATTGAAGAGTGAAAAGTCGTTAGCTCTCCAGAAATCCTATTTATCAGGCTTGCTCTCAAAAGAAAAGTCCACGACCCTCCGCGCTCTCAATCGTCTGAGCGATGAATCCCACTTACTCCCCGAATACCCTACTCCCGCCCGCCAGTCGCGGGCTAGTGCTCTCAGCTCGCGAATCCAGACCCAGAGATCAGATCAGACCCCGGATGAGGTTGTTGATCTTGCTGAGGCATGGGCATTTGCTTCTAACGCTGCAGCTGCCAATGAGCGAGAATTTGTTCAGCAAAAGATCGCATTGAGTACTGAGGTTGCGCAGGACGCTCGACAAACCCTGGCTGATGTATGTAGGACCCTCAATCAAGACCTCGATGAGGTCATGCTGCAGGGTCAGGAGAACCGAAATGGGTCTGATTCCTGGGCCTTCAATGCTCGCTCCGCGAGAGAGATGTCAAGAGGTGGGTCACAGATTGAGAAACAATCGAGTGGTCCGTGGTCAGGTCTGAATGGGAGAGTGGGGGTTGTAGAATAA
- a CDS encoding Protein vip1, which translates to MASDVSAGSNSTMAQSRPTTSAPTMASQAPTPRQPVHGPHIFAALPPPGSPPLGTGDYRITRTVQGPLRHPQPLTPSDLHLVLEKEQEAMVNRLTRELSILRQQTASVASTTSSTSTFNEADGARASPTLSSSAPSHSARRNRSNSSHSSHSSANQGPQSASVTGIAPSREILYRPTDHTRTVRSREPSVTSRRPSIGSLSSFSHNNNSVYPYRNSASQNHPGYSPGSSLTRFEEATHHRLEVEYMKRENEQLRRRVRDLEQTLKRQREGSASKASATLAEKILDA; encoded by the exons ATGGCTTCCGACGTGAGCGCTGGTTCCAACTCTACTATGGCACAATCTCGTCCAACGACATCGGCACCTACTATGGCATCGCAGGCTCCAACACCCCGACAGCCAGTTCATGGTCCTCATATCTTTGCAGCACTCCCGCCCCCAGGGAGTCCACCACTCGGAACTGGCGATTATAGGATCACAAGAACTGTCCAGG GACCATTGCGCCATCCTCAGCCGCTGACGCCTTCGGACCTCCATTTAGTGCTTGAGAAAGAGCAAGAAGCGATG GTGAATCGATTGACCCGAGAACTATCTATTCTCCGCCAGCAGACAGCATCCGTGGCATCGACAACATCCTCCACCTCGACATTTAACGAGGCAGATGGCGCACGGGCATCGCCCACCCTCAGCAGCTCAGCCCCTTCTCACTCGGCGCGACGAAACCGGTCCAATTCGAGCCACAGTTCACATAGTTCAGCAAACCAGGGTCCACAGTCCGCAAGTGTCACTGGAATTGCTCCATCACGAGAGATCCTATATCGCCCGACCGACCATACTCGAACGGTTCGCAGTCGAGAGCCATCCGTCACATCTCGCCGACCCTCCATCGGGTCACTATCCTCGTTCTCccacaacaacaacagcGTCTACCCATACCGGAACTCGGCATCACAGAACCACCCAGGCTATTCACCTGGAAGCTCGCTGACGCGGTTTGAGGAGGCCACACACCACAGGCTGGAAGTAGAATACATGAAGCGGGAGAATGAACAGCTCAGGAGGCGCGTGCGGGATCTGGAGCAGACTTTAAAGAGACAAAGGGAGGGTTCTGCAAGTAAGGCTTCTGCCACACTGGCTGAAAAGATTCTTGATGCCTGA
- a CDS encoding Actin cytoskeleton protein (VIP1), putative, whose product MSHSTVHVSGISSTTSEKEVRDFFSFCGKIVTLSITPVSGEADAQKSAAVTFEKEAAAKTALLLDQTQLGASAVHVEAVHNIEDLAGAQASGAGSEIKEEEHHIAQEDKPRSRIFAEYLAHGYVVSDHAIEKAIALDQKHGVSSRFTSALANFDKKYNATERAKGIDDSYKISTKAVTGWRGLSSYFEKALEHPSGQKLRDFYVKTDKQVRDIHAEARRLADLKQGKTGEAETAATSAEPVTVPSQPEAAVAPTEKS is encoded by the exons ATGTCTCACTCCACTGTCCACGTTTCTGGCATCTCGTCAACAACCTCCGAGAAGGAGGTTCGTGACTTCTTCAGCTTCTG TGGAAAAATCGTCACTCTCTCTATCACTCCCGTCTCCGGGGAAGCCGATGCTCAAAAGTCTGCCGCTGTGACCTTTGAAAAGGAGGC cgcTGCCAAAACAGCCCTCCTCCTAGATCAGACCCAACTCGGTGCCTCTGCTGTACATGTCGAAGCAGTCCACAACATCGAAGACCTAGCTGGAGCTCAAGCCTCCGGTGCCGGCAGCGAGAtcaaggaagaagagcaCCACATCGCACAGGAAGACAAGCCCCGATCCCGCATCTTCGCAGAATACCTGGCACATGGGTACGTTGTGAGCGACCATGCGATCGAGAAGGCGATCGCGCTGGACCAGAAGCACGGAGTCTCGAGCCGCTTCACCTCGGCGCTCGCCAACTTCGATAAAAAGTACAATGCCACCGAGCGCGCTAAGGGCATCGATGATAGCTACAAGATCTCCACTAAGGCGGTTACTGGTTGGCGCGGTTTGAGCTCGTACTTCGAGAAGGCTCTGGAGCACCCTTCCGGCCAGAAGCTGCGTGACTTTTACGTTAAGACCGATAAGCAGGTGCGTGATATCCACGCCGAGGCTCGTCGTCTAGCGGATCTGAAGCAGGGTAAGACTGGGGAGGCCGAGACTGCTGCTACCTCTGCTGAGCCTGTTACTGTTCCTTCTCAGCCTGAAGCTGCTGTCGCGCCCACTGAGAAGTCTTAA
- a CDS encoding DEAD/DEAH box RNA helicase (Ski2), putative translates to MTGLANIPVLKCKYSTSSITRAVKAIYQLKHIVSNSTASTTMSAPLSGRQSPPPEHQSGAQQQDTPGSGKTNVGKHPAPEFSHKSSEDFKNNVLTSNPEHPLEKIEAEKFAKGKQH, encoded by the exons ATGACCGGTTTAGCTAAT ATTCCAGTTTTGAAATGCAAATACTCTACATCATCCATCACTAGGGCTGTAAAGGCTATATATCAATTGAAG CACATTGTCTCCAACTCCACAGCATCCACAACAATGTCTGCTCCCTTATCTGGCCGCCAATCTCCCCCTCCGGAGCATCAATCGGGCGCCCAGCAGCAGGACACTCCCGGCTCTGGCAAGACCAATGTCGGCAAACACCCAGCTCCCGAGTTCTCGCATAAGTCGTCGGAGGACTTTAAGAACAATGTTCTGACGAGCAACCCTGAACATCCGCTGGAGAAGATTGAGGCGGAGAAGTTCGCCAAGGGAAAACAACATTAA